The DNA window CGGAACCAGCTGATGCCGAGTTTTGCCTGCAGGGCGGGGAGTTCGTCCCTGCCCCAGTTGCCGAAATGTGTGGCAACACCGAACGGTGAATCAAGATCGGGTGTTCTCGGTCTGACATCCGGTATGACGCTGAAGGAGAGAAAATCCTCTTTGGAATTCAGCCCTGCGGCATTCACAAAAACGGCCGAGAGCGCGTAGTATCCCCTGCCGATCGCTGTCTTCATCTCTACGGCGGCGCTGTAATCGTTCTCGGGCGAAAGCGTGAGCGGTTCAAGCGTCCGCGTTGCAGTGCCGTCGACATCCGTAATGCGGAATCGGGCGGTCCTGATAACTGACCCGTCCGGCGCGGCAGGCACCGCGACGGTGAACGATATCATCTCTTCCGCAGTATAGATGCCGCCGGGGATGTTCGGCGTTATGAACGCCTTGAAATTCCCGGTGAACCAGCTGTTGTACTCGCCGGCAAGCATGCGCCCGATCTCCTCGGCAGAGAGCGCAGGTGCGCTTTCCCAATCCCCTTTTTTCGTGCAGTGCGATCTGATCTCATCGACGGTCAGTGCTCGGGAGAATACCGCCAATTCGTCGATGCTGCCGTTCAGGCGTCCGCCGCCGTCATTGGCAACGCCTATCTTGAGGAGCCCCGGCTGCGCCATGGCAAGCGGTACCGAGCAGGTGTTCACGAGCTTTCGTTCGCCGTTGACATAGAGCGAGAAATTATCCTTCCGACCGGCCCCCTCGAACACAAGGGCGATGTGATGCCATGTTCCCGCTTCGTTCACGGAGGGCGATGGCTCGCGAAGCATGTAGTCGCGCCTGTCCTTGCGCTGCTCTATCGCGGTCACGCTCCCGTCGGCGGAGAGGAAGAGGCGATGGAACCATCCCTGCGAAAGGATGTCCTGTATCTTTCCCGTTGCGCGGAGACGGACCCACACTTCTATCGTCTGTGCGGGGCGTTCCGCGGTGAGCGACGCGCGCGCCGGACATTCGACATGCGTCGTCTTCCCGTCGAACTCGAGTGCGCCGCCGGAAACGCCTTCGGTCCACCGTATCGCCCCGCGAATGACGGCATGATTGCCGTTCCCCGATACATCGAGGATAATAGGGCCGCGCCCTTCGTTGAAGCGATAGCGTGCGATAAGTCCGTCATCGGCAAGAAGGAGCGATGATGCGCACATTACCAAGGAAAGAATATTTTTCATGGGAGAGCTCCGTTCAAAAGGTGTTTATCGTGCAAGACGATACCGAAGATAGAGATCGGGGTCTTTCACCGTGCCGATGCCCTGCCCGAATTCAAGGATGGCCTTGCGGTCGGCCGTATCTGCATCGTTGATGAGCGCGCTTAAGGCTATCGTATCGCCCGGCTTGGCGCCGAAAAGGTCGAGCGGTATACGGAATGTGTACCGCAGTTTCCCGTCGAGCTTGACTGCGTACTCGATGCGTTTGTCGGCTTCCGGCACGGGACTTTTCCAAACAGCAAAGAGCGGTGAACCGCCGCGAAGTGCCGCCCCACATTCAAGGTTCCGTGATCCGTCGCGCCGGGCAATACCTATCTGCACGCTGTCCGCACGCCACATATCGTTCGCTGATGCCGGCGGATCGATATGCGCGTCGTCGCGCACGGCGAGCTGTATGAAGAGCGACGTGTCGTCATTGGCGATAAAGAGCGCGCCGGAAAGGTCATCGGCGCCCTTCCACTGTTCCTTGCCCGCGGAAAGATCGACGAGCGAGGCTTTATCATCCCTGATAAGAACGGGGGCAAGGCCCGCGGCATCGGTCTTCATACCGCTGACAGAGCCGCCCATCCAGCGGGCGAGATCGACGATGCCTGCAATAGTGTCGAGCGCGGCGGCATCCGGCAGGCGATAGCGCTTCCTCCAGTTCGGCATGCCTGGCACATCCTCGGCATACTCATCGACCGAGCCGATGCTCCCGCCGAACAGTTCCTTGTACAGTGCATCGCATTTCGATGAGTAGGCGTAGATGAGCCTGTCCGTGCGGTAGGGCTTTTCGGTTATCCATTCGGGTGTGCGCATCGATGCGGCAACGGCGCCGTTCCTGCGTATCTCAACGCGTACCGGCCCTGCCGCAAGCGGCACCTGCACGGAGATAAGACCTGCGTCCGCGGTAATACGTTTGACGCCGTTCACCCATACCTCGCCGGGGGCTTTCAGTATCGCGGCAGCATCGATTATGTTCATCGAACTTACGACGGGTTCATCGCGTCCGATATGCCACGGCACCACCTGCGCCTTCACGGGGAATACGATCGGCTCCGCTTCTATCGGATATTTATGGAAGAACGCCATCACCGTGTCCTCGGCTGTTTTTTTCGTTCCGCGCCAGATGTTCTCAAAATAGTCGGTGAGCACGGCGAACGCGAAATTGTGATTGCCTTCCGGCGCAAGATGATGCCCCTCGGGGTAATCGTTCCAGGTGACATAGCTTACGAACGACGCATCGCAGTCGACCGCGCGCTGCCAGAGCGTACGGTACTGCAGGGCGCCGGGGAGCACGAGATAGAGCATTTTCACATCGTTTGCCTTGAGCGACGGTATGTCCGCTGCGATGGGGAGTTTTCCGACCTTCTTATACGTCTTCACGTAGTCGGTCATCACCGCCTGTCCGTAAAAGCGTCCGCGCCGTCTGCATTCATCGCTCACGCGCTTCCATTCCTTTGTCGAGCGCGCATCCGCGGGATAATCGGCAAAGCCGGTCACCGCGGGGAAATGATCGAGTATCGCATCGATGTAGCGGTCGTACTGCGCATCGAAATCGATCTCGCGCGAGCGGGCATTCTGATACATCGTATCCTTATCCCAAACATGATAGACGAATGCAGCAGGCACGCCTATCATGCGCCG is part of the Spirochaetota bacterium genome and encodes:
- a CDS encoding LamG domain-containing protein — protein: MKNILSLVMCASSLLLADDGLIARYRFNEGRGPIILDVSGNGNHAVIRGAIRWTEGVSGGALEFDGKTTHVECPARASLTAERPAQTIEVWVRLRATGKIQDILSQGWFHRLFLSADGSVTAIEQRKDRRDYMLREPSPSVNEAGTWHHIALVFEGAGRKDNFSLYVNGERKLVNTCSVPLAMAQPGLLKIGVANDGGGRLNGSIDELAVFSRALTVDEIRSHCTKKGDWESAPALSAEEIGRMLAGEYNSWFTGNFKAFITPNIPGGIYTAEEMISFTVAVPAAPDGSVIRTARFRITDVDGTATRTLEPLTLSPENDYSAAVEMKTAIGRGYYALSAVFVNAAGLNSKEDFLSFSVIPDVRPRTPDLDSPFGVATHFGNWGRDELPALQAKLGISWFRDGINYARCADSNELSPTLALAERNSLCWLPLFSYVNAEKGTLIDGTYRWDADIAKIRKTMELHKGKITIYESQNEPNNFGGWKTRFPAEKVWQADSWGKAFTDLVKAMTTTLRDVDPSAKMIWPELDVPDWTGKFASNWGAAPFIDIVAPHPYSLHGGTPEEQGLVKVYPDFLAMLDSHSIPREIWITELGYASYTSRKPFIDGVTIGDAPKTEKAQAEDLVRAFLVHRSFGVKKFFWYDLYCDGFDTNEVQHNFGLLRYGTMAPKPAAVAYANLVHQMRHAVYRGRITDADGAWALLWDVNGKPLVTAWRLRDTGTLTFKKVKGNVSVTDIYGRSSAIAGKDDITIPLTTCPVFISGLSAVDSAR
- a CDS encoding endo-1,3-alpha-glucanase family glycosylhydrolase, which encodes MRILLIITAAVSLCAEDGLVAWWSFNDGAGKGVYDSSGYSNHARMRGAADWAEGRIGKAMRFSGAPAGAEFAMPVLMSGAEDSSFTITAWVKPDEQAGRERLIAGKSGFHAGLFAHSDKGITTFGFSVWGMTGGSCSVGSSPVRIGEWHHVAAAYNARKITLYVNGAAAGTASFSGTFRDYARTFLIGAAGNNSFAFKGVIDEVRVYTAALSADDIASLMRSTEAAKTSEIPGDIVPAVTLEKDRAELRTPLFKGKPVIAHYMTQMSTFGSDKGYYMNAVYGYPDGPASNIGGAYTYRSAFAAFLSNKAADDAIEFEVRTAKRLGIDGFHFYYQSPDPDTYTPGTSYNNDVIRRFFRVLKERSIDFKLTLCISHPNQKTDAKEKIRAAAQCINELMRDWKDSPHWLRAPDGRIVFFTWATEGYSDGVLNYGDLFRKKDIDLHVKALAEGYEAMRRMIGVPAAFVYHVWDKDTMYQNARSREIDFDAQYDRYIDAILDHFPAVTGFADYPADARSTKEWKRVSDECRRRGRFYGQAVMTDYVKTYKKVGKLPIAADIPSLKANDVKMLYLVLPGALQYRTLWQRAVDCDASFVSYVTWNDYPEGHHLAPEGNHNFAFAVLTDYFENIWRGTKKTAEDTVMAFFHKYPIEAEPIVFPVKAQVVPWHIGRDEPVVSSMNIIDAAAILKAPGEVWVNGVKRITADAGLISVQVPLAAGPVRVEIRRNGAVAASMRTPEWITEKPYRTDRLIYAYSSKCDALYKELFGGSIGSVDEYAEDVPGMPNWRKRYRLPDAAALDTIAGIVDLARWMGGSVSGMKTDAAGLAPVLIRDDKASLVDLSAGKEQWKGADDLSGALFIANDDTSLFIQLAVRDDAHIDPPASANDMWRADSVQIGIARRDGSRNLECGAALRGGSPLFAVWKSPVPEADKRIEYAVKLDGKLRYTFRIPLDLFGAKPGDTIALSALINDADTADRKAILEFGQGIGTVKDPDLYLRYRLAR